The window GAGCCGGCAATAGCCTCGACCCTCGGCGTGGATGACAGCCGGGCCCGCGGCGAGAGTTCCTCCCTCGGCGACAAGATTGCCGGCTGGCGGGCCCTGGTCATCCTGGATAACTGCGAACACCTCGTCCAGTCCTGCGCGGCGATGGCGGGTCGACTGCTGCACCTTGCTCCTCACTTACACATACTGACCACCAGCCGCGAACCGCTGCGCATGACCGGCGAGCAAGTGTTGCCCCTCTATCCGCTGCAAACCCCCTCGCTTGAATCGGCGGACACCCCGCAACAGGTCACCCAGTATCCAGCCGTGCAGTTGTTACTCGATCGCGCACGGGCGGTCGAGCCCGCGTTCATCGTGGACCGCGATAACGTTGAAGCCGTCAAGGTGCTCGTGCATCAACTTGACGGACTGCCGCTGGCGATAGAGCTGGCCGCGGCGCGGCTGCGGTCGCTGTCGGCCGGTGATATTGTGCGCCGCCTGGACAACCGGTATCGATTGTTCACCTCGCAGGTGCGGGACGCGCCCGCGCGTCATTACGACTTGGAATCGCTGGTCGGCTGGAGCTACGACTTGTGCGGCGGCGCAGAGCGCAGGCTTTGGGAGCGGATGAGTGCTTTCGCGGGCCCTGCTGATCTTGATGCGATCGAGACGGTCTGCTGCGGCGACGACCTGCAGGTGTACGCGGTCGCCGATTTGGTCGACTCCTTGCTCGCCAAGTCGATCCTCATCCGCACGGCCGGCAGCAGCAACTCATACCGGATGCTGAGCCTGGTGCAGGAATACGGCCGCGCCAAGCTGGCCGAGCACGGCGAAACCACAGAGGTATTGGCCCGCCACGCCGCCTATTACCGCGACCTGGTGATGGCTGTCGCGCGAGACTGGTTCGGCCCGGACCAGGCGACGTTGGCACAGCGCTTGCTGGAGAACCTGCCAAACTTGCGCGCCGCCATGGACTTCTACCTTGATGGTCCACGCGACGGGGCAGCTGGCACAATGATGGCCGCCGAATTGTGGCGGTTGTGGACCGCGCAGGGCATGGTGCGTCAAGGGCACCTGCGGCTGCGGCAGGCGCTGGAAGCACAACCGCCTCCGGCAGCGCGGCGCAAGGCGATGTGGGTTTTGGGCTGGATCGAGCTAGCGGAAGGGCAGCTCGATGACGCCATGTCGCTGCTGCAGTGCTGCGCTGAGGATGCAGCGGCGGCCGAGGATGCCGAAGCCCTCGACTATGCCACCATGCTGCTGGCTGCCGGCCATGCCTTCCTGGACCGATTGGATGCCGCAAGCGACCATATCGGACGTGCCCTGGACGGCCGACGGCGCGCCGGCGACATCCCGGGCATCGCGATCGCCCTTTACCTCAAGGCTGAGATCGATTGGGGTAAAGGAGATTTCGGCAGTGCTTTCGAGTGCGGGCTGGAGTGCGAGCAGATGTGTGCCCAGTTCAACGAACGGTGGGCGGCATCGTACGGGCTGTGGATGCAATCGCTGGCGCAGTTCATGCGCGGTAAGTACTCGGCGGCGATCGAGCTCGGCCAACGAAGCATCCGGGCCAAACAGCCTCTGCACGACACCGCCGGCGTGCTGCTTGCCGCCGAGGCAGTGTGCTGGGCGTACGCCGCCGAGGGCCATGTCCGCCATGCCGCTGAACTCGAAGCTGCTATCCAACCGATGTGGGCGACCACCTGCTCGCCGCTCTTGGGGTTCAAGAGCCTCATCGAACAGCGCGATCACTGTAGTGACCGGGTCCGTGCCGCGCTCGGGGAGCAGCAGTACCGGCGGCTGACAGAAAGTCCAAGCAGGATCAGCCTGGATCGAGTCGTCGAACTGGCGTTGGCCGACGCGAACTTAGACGAGCCGCGGCAGTCCGACGCATCCGGCGACGCTGCCGGCACCCAACCACTCACAGATCGAGAGTGGCAGGTGGCACGCTTGATCGCTGAAGGACTGGCCAACAAGGAGATTGCCTCACGCCTGCACGTCGCGCGTCGGACCGTCGAAGTCCACGTGGCCAACATCATGCGCAAGCTCGAAGTCAACAGTCGGGTCCAGATCGCCACCTGGTACGCGACGGCGCACTGAGCGCGGCGTGCTGGGGACCTTCAGTCGAGCGCGGTGAGGCCTGGCAACACCGTCTTCGCGACCAACTCGAGTTCCTGTTGTGCCGTAGCGGAATTGGCGGGGGAGAGCAGCACACTGGTGGACCCTGCACCGAGTAACGCGCGGATGGCCGCGGCGACGTCATCGGGATCTCCGGAGACGGTCAACTCGTCTACCCACTCCGCCGGCACCTCTCGCAGGACGGTCTTTTCGCCGCCGCGGCTGGCCATGTTGGCCAGCGCGTCGCCGTAGCCGTACGGCTTCGTCAGGGAGTTGTGCGGGCCCAAAGCGGAAAGATAATGCGCTAGTAGCGGACGAACCGCCTTCTTGGCAGCCGCCCGATCGGTGTGGCAGCTGAACATCGCGAACGTGGGGACCAGGTGGGTGGTGCGGCCGGATTCGGCCATGCCACTACGGATGTGCGCCAGTGCCGCCTCGACGTACTTGCTTCCCGACATACTGCTCAGCACCGTCCCGTCGGCGATCCGCCCGGACAGCTGCAATGATTTCGGGCCCAACACGCCAGTCAGGATCGGCACCTCCTCGTTTGGCGGATGAGCTAACGCCACGGCGTTAAACGCGAAGCTCTTGCCGACGGTGTTCAATGTTTCACCCGCCAACAGCGCACGAATGCTACCGATGCACTCGCTGAGCGCCGACAACCGAGATTTCGGGGCCAACCCCATCTGGTCGATCAAGAACGGGGCGCCATGTCCCACTGCCGGCAGAAACCGACCGGGATAGCAGCGGACCAGCGTGGCGATCTCCATCGCCGTGACCGCCGGATGCCGGACGACCGATGACACCACGCCGACACCGACTTTGACGCGCTCCGTTGCCGCCAGCGCCACGGCCGCCGCTGCCAGTCCGCCGTGAAAGTAGTAGTCCTCAGCCACCCACACCTCGGAATAGCCGAGCTGTTCGGCGCGGCGGGCAATCGGTGCGATTTGCTCCGGGGGGGTCGCCGATGCGATGAAAACGCCGACGGGGATCATAGACATGACTGGCTCCTGTGCGATATGCGGTGTGCCCCCACTCTGGTGCGGAGCGGCGCCCGCCGCCAGAACAATTGCGGCCAAACAGCGGGCATCGACTTGGTCACCGCGCACAACACATTCGCCATCCACACGGTCCGGTATTGGGCGAACCGTCAAACGCCGGTGTGGCAGTTTGACGGCGCGATCAATGGTTTGGTGCGTGGCGACGGAGCACTCTACTGGTTATGGGACGCGTGGAACGCAAGGTCGCGTTTGTTACCGGTGCAGCTCGCGGTCAGGGTCGGTCGCACGCGCTACGCCTGGCACAAGAAGGCGCCGACATCATCGCCGTCGACATCGACGAGCAAGTCGAAACGGCGATCACGCCGACAGCCACCGCCGATGATCTCGCCCACACAGTCAAGCTTGTCGAGGAGACGGGCCGGCGCATCGTGGCACGCACGGCCGACGTGCGTGACCTGACTGCGCTGCAGGATGTCGTGGCCGAAGGAGTCGCCGAGTTGGGCCGGCTTGACATCGTCGTCGCCAACGCCGGCATTGCCAGTTCAGATCTGCTGCACACCATGGACGAGCGCGTCTGGCAGGAGATGATCGACATCAACCTGACTGGCGTATGGAAAACCACGCGCGCAGCGGTTCCTCTCATGATCGAGAAGGGCGAGGGCGGCTCTGTAATACTCATCAGCTCCATCGGCGGATTAGTCGGCTTCTCCCATCTCGGTCATTACACGGCCGCAAAACATGGCGTGACTGGCCTGATGCGAGCGTTGGCTGTGGAACTCGCTCCGCACCGGATCCGCTGCAACTCCGTGCATCCGGGCACGGTTGACAGCCCGATGCTGAGTAATCCGATCGGATACGAGTTCTGGACCGGCGTACCCGGGGCGACTCGAGAGGACGCGGCCAAGCTGCTGGTGGCCATGAATGCGCTGAAGGTGCCCTGGGTGGACGAAATCGACATCAGCAATGTCGTGCTGTTCCTGGCGTCAGATGACGCGCGCTACATCACCGGTAGTACCCAGGTGGTCGATGCCGGCGCCACCGCCCCATTCAAGATTCCGCACGCCTGAGCAAAGGTCGATTCATGAAAGCGCTGATCTACAAAGGTATATCGCGTGTCGAGGTCGAAACCGTGGACGATCCGGTCCTGCCCGGCGATGACGGGGCGATCGTTCGGGTCACGATGTCGGGGATCTGTGGCAGCGATCTGCACCAGTACCACGTGGATCCTGGCGTCGGATCGTACTGCATGGGTCACGAAGCCGTCGGAATCGTCGTCGAAACTGGCGCAAACGTAGCGTCTTTCAAGAAAGGCGATCGGGTGCTGGTGTCGGCCATCCTGAGCTGTGGCCGGTGTGCATCGTGCTCGACGGGCAATGTCCAACTCTGCCAGGTTTTCGGCCCGCGGATCTTCGGGCAGGGTATGCACGGCCTGGGTGGATGCCAAGCGGAATTCGTTGCCGTACCCGAAGCGGATCACAATATGACCGCACTGCCGTCGGCAATCTCTGACGACGTCGGAATCATGCTGACTGACAACCTCGCGACGGCGTGGTACCACGCCAAGCGCGCGCGAGTATCGCCGGGAGAATCCGTTGCCGTGATCGGGCTCGGACCGGTTGGCCAGCAATGCGTGTTGGCCGCAGCGGCGCTGGGCGCGGAACGGATCTTCGCCATCGACCTCCTCGCCGAACGGCGGAAGCGCGCCGCCGCTTTGGGGGCCGAGCCAATCGATGATGGCGATGCGGTGCAAGGCGTTCTGGGGGCAACCGCCGGCATTGGTGTCGACGTGGTGCTCGACGCGAACGGCGGGCCGACCACCGTGGCGATGGCGCTGGACATGATGCGGTTTGGTGGTCGCGTCGCCATGATCGGCGTCCCCGAATCTTTGACGATGGACTTCCCGGTCTTCGCCAGCGTTCTCAAATCGCTTGAGTTCCACACCGGTGCAACCCCGGTGCAGGCTCAACTACCGGAACTGCTCGACGCACTCGAGACCGGGCGCTTGAACGCAAAGACGATCGAATCACTCGTCACCCACCGGATGGGTTTGACTGAGGCCCAACAGGCCTTCAGGTTGTTCGCCGACCGCAAGGACGATGTCCTCAAGGTGGTTCTCGATCCAGCTCGCTAGACTATCTACCGCTTCGCGTCTGGGTACATGAGTGTCGAATCGGCGCGACCACAATGCCCGTTGCTAGGAAGCATCGAGCAGCATGCGGACGGCGCGAAGGTGAGATCGTGGTCGACTTCGATCCGGCATACCGCACACGAACTCGCCCATGTGCTCAACAGTTTGGTATTCAGACACGCGTATTGGTTGATCTGTCAAACGCAGACTCTCGGGTTTGACTGCACCATCAATTGCCAACTGCGTTGTCGCGGCGCAGTGTTGGTGTGTCAAGGCGTGTTGTCAAATAGCGCCACTCCACCGTCACAGCAGTTGGAGCCGCCATGGACGTCGATACAGCCCACACCGGTCACCCGAGTGTGTTCCAGGCCGGGCTTCCGACCCTCTCTTACGAGCGCGTCGAGAATAGCCATGAGGGATACCGCCTCCTACGGGAGGCACAGCAGCGGGCGCCGATCGCACTGGGTCCGCACGGACCCGAAGCACTCAGCTACGAGCTGGCCCGATTTGTGCTCCGCGACGAGCGTTTTGTTTCCCCACGAGGGCTTGGGCTGGACGCCCAAGGCATCACTTCTGGTCCGTTGTGGGAACGCAGCGCCAAGTACATCGTGAGCCTCGATGGTGCCGAGCATATCCGGCTGCGCCGCTTGGTGGCGAAAGCGTTCACGCCGAGATCGGTGGAACGGCTACGCGATCTGATCAACGAGATCATCACTGGCCTAGTCGAACCGGTTAGTTCCATCGGCGTCTGCGACGTGGTCGCAGACATCGCTCGCGGATTTCCGACACCGGTAATATGCGCGTATTTCGGTGCACCCAAGGAGGATTGGCACTTTTTCTCCGCTTGGGCCGACGACCTGGAGAAGATCTTTGGCTGGAACGTCGCCAATGATGGACCGGCGATCCTCGCGGCCTGGGAGAACCTTGACGCCTACGTCGACGCAATGGTGACTCGCAGGCGCGAAAACCTTACAGACGACCTGCTCTCAGACCTGATCCGCGCAGAAGATGAGGGTGATCGGCTGACCCGCGATGAGTTACTGATGTTGGCAGCGGCCCTGCTAACGGCCGGCACCGACACCACGCGTCATCAACTTGCGGCGGCAGTTGGGGCTCTCCTCGAACACCCGGATCAATGGACGCTGCTGGCGGAACATCCTGAGCTGGCACCCAAAGCGGTCGAAGAGGCCATGCGCCACTCGCCAATCGTGATGGGGATAGTGCGTAGAGCGGTCGACGACGTGGGACTGGCCGGGGTTGTGATCCCCGCCGGCACGACCGTCATTGCCAACGTTACAGCCGCCAACCGTGACCCGGCCGTGTTCGAGAATCCCGACACTTTGGACATCACCCGCGAAGGTGCCCCGGCCGCACTGACCTTCGGTGGCGGAGCGCATTATTGCCTGGGCACACACCTTGCGAGACTTGAGCTCGCCGAGGCGCTCACCGTCATGGCGCATCGACTGCCCAATCTACGCCTTGCGGCCCCCGTCCAATGGCGACCGAGGATGGTGGGGATCAGCGGGCCGACATCGGTTCCCATCGCGTTTGACACCGCTGTGAACGCGGCGGCAGCGTCAGTGTAATGAGTCGCATGGTCCTTGAGGCAGGCGCTCATGCACTGCCGGGGCGCTGGCCGCGCTGCGGCCGCGGGCGGACGGCGGGCTCAACCTGCCCCGCTCCTAAAAGGATGCACGGAGCAGGCTGCATCGAGCGATGAAGTCCTACGACGCCGGACCGACGGACACCCCGCTCCTGCAAGA is drawn from Mycobacterium branderi and contains these coding sequences:
- a CDS encoding ATP-binding protein — its product is MTGPGGVGKTRLSLHVGHSVLSGFPDGVWFVELASIRDAGLLEPAIASTLGVDDSRARGESSSLGDKIAGWRALVILDNCEHLVQSCAAMAGRLLHLAPHLHILTTSREPLRMTGEQVLPLYPLQTPSLESADTPQQVTQYPAVQLLLDRARAVEPAFIVDRDNVEAVKVLVHQLDGLPLAIELAAARLRSLSAGDIVRRLDNRYRLFTSQVRDAPARHYDLESLVGWSYDLCGGAERRLWERMSAFAGPADLDAIETVCCGDDLQVYAVADLVDSLLAKSILIRTAGSSNSYRMLSLVQEYGRAKLAEHGETTEVLARHAAYYRDLVMAVARDWFGPDQATLAQRLLENLPNLRAAMDFYLDGPRDGAAGTMMAAELWRLWTAQGMVRQGHLRLRQALEAQPPPAARRKAMWVLGWIELAEGQLDDAMSLLQCCAEDAAAAEDAEALDYATMLLAAGHAFLDRLDAASDHIGRALDGRRRAGDIPGIAIALYLKAEIDWGKGDFGSAFECGLECEQMCAQFNERWAASYGLWMQSLAQFMRGKYSAAIELGQRSIRAKQPLHDTAGVLLAAEAVCWAYAAEGHVRHAAELEAAIQPMWATTCSPLLGFKSLIEQRDHCSDRVRAALGEQQYRRLTESPSRISLDRVVELALADANLDEPRQSDASGDAAGTQPLTDREWQVARLIAEGLANKEIASRLHVARRTVEVHVANIMRKLEVNSRVQIATWYATAH
- a CDS encoding LLM class flavin-dependent oxidoreductase; this translates as MSMIPVGVFIASATPPEQIAPIARRAEQLGYSEVWVAEDYYFHGGLAAAAVALAATERVKVGVGVVSSVVRHPAVTAMEIATLVRCYPGRFLPAVGHGAPFLIDQMGLAPKSRLSALSECIGSIRALLAGETLNTVGKSFAFNAVALAHPPNEEVPILTGVLGPKSLQLSGRIADGTVLSSMSGSKYVEAALAHIRSGMAESGRTTHLVPTFAMFSCHTDRAAAKKAVRPLLAHYLSALGPHNSLTKPYGYGDALANMASRGGEKTVLREVPAEWVDELTVSGDPDDVAAAIRALLGAGSTSVLLSPANSATAQQELELVAKTVLPGLTALD
- a CDS encoding mycofactocin-coupled SDR family oxidoreductase, translated to MGRVERKVAFVTGAARGQGRSHALRLAQEGADIIAVDIDEQVETAITPTATADDLAHTVKLVEETGRRIVARTADVRDLTALQDVVAEGVAELGRLDIVVANAGIASSDLLHTMDERVWQEMIDINLTGVWKTTRAAVPLMIEKGEGGSVILISSIGGLVGFSHLGHYTAAKHGVTGLMRALAVELAPHRIRCNSVHPGTVDSPMLSNPIGYEFWTGVPGATREDAAKLLVAMNALKVPWVDEIDISNVVLFLASDDARYITGSTQVVDAGATAPFKIPHA
- a CDS encoding alcohol dehydrogenase catalytic domain-containing protein; this encodes MKALIYKGISRVEVETVDDPVLPGDDGAIVRVTMSGICGSDLHQYHVDPGVGSYCMGHEAVGIVVETGANVASFKKGDRVLVSAILSCGRCASCSTGNVQLCQVFGPRIFGQGMHGLGGCQAEFVAVPEADHNMTALPSAISDDVGIMLTDNLATAWYHAKRARVSPGESVAVIGLGPVGQQCVLAAAALGAERIFAIDLLAERRKRAAALGAEPIDDGDAVQGVLGATAGIGVDVVLDANGGPTTVAMALDMMRFGGRVAMIGVPESLTMDFPVFASVLKSLEFHTGATPVQAQLPELLDALETGRLNAKTIESLVTHRMGLTEAQQAFRLFADRKDDVLKVVLDPAR
- a CDS encoding cytochrome P450, translated to MDVDTAHTGHPSVFQAGLPTLSYERVENSHEGYRLLREAQQRAPIALGPHGPEALSYELARFVLRDERFVSPRGLGLDAQGITSGPLWERSAKYIVSLDGAEHIRLRRLVAKAFTPRSVERLRDLINEIITGLVEPVSSIGVCDVVADIARGFPTPVICAYFGAPKEDWHFFSAWADDLEKIFGWNVANDGPAILAAWENLDAYVDAMVTRRRENLTDDLLSDLIRAEDEGDRLTRDELLMLAAALLTAGTDTTRHQLAAAVGALLEHPDQWTLLAEHPELAPKAVEEAMRHSPIVMGIVRRAVDDVGLAGVVIPAGTTVIANVTAANRDPAVFENPDTLDITREGAPAALTFGGGAHYCLGTHLARLELAEALTVMAHRLPNLRLAAPVQWRPRMVGISGPTSVPIAFDTAVNAAAASV